The following DNA comes from Paraburkholderia phytofirmans PsJN.
GCCGACGGCGAACGTCTGCCCGTCCTTGACGATGTCTTTCAGCGCCTCGGCGGCGCCTGGATAGACCTTGTTCATCAGTATGTCCCTTCCTTTATGGAAACCCGAAATCGGATCGTTGCGGCTGGTATGACGTTGCGCGGGCCCGCGCCCGACACGTCATTCTAGTCATCCCCGGCGGGCTGTGCGCCCAGGTTTCCCTGTGCGCCGTACAAAGCCCGCCGCGGACGGCTTCGCCGCGTTGTCATGTGCCCGAAAGAGTACGCTGGGCGCGCCATGCGGCACAATACGCAAAAATACATAAGTACTCGCCGCCAATTCATGCCCGCACTGGATTATCAAACCGCGTTCCAGCTCGCCCCGATCGGACTCGTGCTGTCGCGCGAACGGACTATCGAAGACTGTAATGACGAGCTCGCGTCGATATTCGGCTGCACGCGCGAGTCGCTGCTCGGCCAGTCGTTCCAGGTGCTGTATCCGTCGACGGACGAATTCGAGCGGATCGGCGCGCGGATTCCGCCGATCATGACCGCGCACGGCAGCTACGCGGACGACCGCATCATGAAGCGGGCCAACGGCGAATTATTCTGGTGCCACGTAACGGGCCGCGCGCAGGAGCGCGCCGACCCGCATGCGGCGGGCGTCTGGACCTTCGAGGACTTGAGCGCGACGCGGCGCGTGGCGGTCGAACTGACACCGCGCGAACGCGAAATCGCCGCGCAACTGGTGACAGGCAAAACCAGCAAGCAGATCGGCCGGGCGCTGGATATCAGCCCGCGCACCGTCGATGTCTACCGGGCGCGGCTGATGCGCAAATACGATACGGGGAACGCGACGGAGTTGTTGCAGCGCCTGCTCGGGCATTGAAGCAGCGGGCGCGTGTGTCCGGTCACTGGTTCGCGCGACGCTGAGTCGCGCTTGGGCAAGCCATCTCGGAGGCAGGCGGCAATGTGCCGCGACGTTAGCGATTGCCGCCGGTTCGCCACGAAAGCCGGCTGAAGGTCGGCTATTACGCCACCTTGACCAGCGCAGCCCGCTCGATGGTTTCGCGCAGCAAGTCCGGCACCGGCACCGACTTGCCAGCCGCGTAATCGATCCAGACGCAGCGCGCGGCACCGCGTGCATAGACGGTATTCGGATCGTCCGCGCGCACCAGCTCGAAACCCGTGTCGAAGCTGCTGCGGCCGGGCGTGGCGACCGTCATCCGGCCGATCACGTCGCCGGGATAATGCAGTTGCTTGAGAAATTCCATCGACGCATTGACGATCACCGGTCCCTGGCCGTCGGCGTTGTTACCGGCGAGGCCCAGCTGTTCGAACCAGGAAATCCGCACCTGCTCCATGTAGCGGAAATAGACCGTGTTGTTCACATGGCCGAAGGCGTCCATGTCGCCCCAGCGGATCGGCATCGACATCTCGAAAACTGCGTGAAAATCGCTCATCGTACTTCTTTATCGGGTTGAAATCAGGTTGAAGCCGGCGCGTGGACCGGCGTAGAGACAGACAGCAACATAGCGCACGCCCTCAGGCGGCACAAAGGCCCGAGTGCGTAAAACAGTTTCTTCGAACGGACGCCAATCCGGGCCCTCGCGACCTGAAAACGCGAGCGCCGGCTGCGCCGTCTTGCGTTCAGGAGAGCCCGAAGCCGTCGTCGGCGGCAATCACCGAGCCGTTGATGAACTGCGATTCGTCCGCCGCCAGCAGCAGCAGGAGCCCGTCCAGATCCTCCGGTTTGCCGACGCGGTGACGCGGCAGCATCGACACGAGCTTCTGCCCTTGCTCCGTCGACCAGTGATGATGGTTGATCTCAGTGTCGATATAGCCAGGACAGATCGCGTTCACGTTGATGCCGTGCTTGCCCCACTCGAGCGCCATGGCTTTCGTCATATGCACGACAGCCGCCTTGCTGATCGAATACAGGCCGATTTGCGGCAGCACGCGCAAACCCGCCATCGACGCGATATTGATGATGCGGTACGACGGTTTCTGCGCGCCGTTACCGCGCATGATCATGCGCTTGGCGACTTCCTGCGCGACGAAGAACGCGCCGCGCGTGTTGGTATCGAACACGTATTCGAAGTCGGCGGGCGTGACCTCCGACAGCTTCTGCGTGGTCGACACGCCCGAATTGTTCACCAGAATATCAATCGTGCCGGCCTCGGTTTCCGCATGGGCGACCGCGGATTTGATGCTCTGGTAGTCGGTCACGTCAAGCGAAACGACG
Coding sequences within:
- a CDS encoding LuxR C-terminal-related transcriptional regulator; amino-acid sequence: MPALDYQTAFQLAPIGLVLSRERTIEDCNDELASIFGCTRESLLGQSFQVLYPSTDEFERIGARIPPIMTAHGSYADDRIMKRANGELFWCHVTGRAQERADPHAAGVWTFEDLSATRRVAVELTPREREIAAQLVTGKTSKQIGRALDISPRTVDVYRARLMRKYDTGNATELLQRLLGH
- a CDS encoding acyl-CoA thioesterase, with protein sequence MSDFHAVFEMSMPIRWGDMDAFGHVNNTVYFRYMEQVRISWFEQLGLAGNNADGQGPVIVNASMEFLKQLHYPGDVIGRMTVATPGRSSFDTGFELVRADDPNTVYARGAARCVWIDYAAGKSVPVPDLLRETIERAALVKVA
- a CDS encoding SDR family oxidoreductase, producing the protein MGRSINLEGKVALITGASSGLGKRFAQVLSQAGAKVVLASRRTERLKELRAEIEASGGAAHVVSLDVTDYQSIKSAVAHAETEAGTIDILVNNSGVSTTQKLSEVTPADFEYVFDTNTRGAFFVAQEVAKRMIMRGNGAQKPSYRIINIASMAGLRVLPQIGLYSISKAAVVHMTKAMALEWGKHGINVNAICPGYIDTEINHHHWSTEQGQKLVSMLPRHRVGKPEDLDGLLLLLAADESQFINGSVIAADDGFGLS